The following are from one region of the Sphingomonas sp. J315 genome:
- a CDS encoding nucleoside deaminase, which translates to MRTALDAARAAAETSEVPVGAVVMRGDRVIAVAANAPRTLHDPTAHAEILAIRAAAQALGRDRLEDCDLWVTLEPCAMCAGAIAHARIARLYYGAADPKGGAVEHGPRFFTQPTCHHRPEVYPGIGEAEAGALLREFFVSRR; encoded by the coding sequence ATGCGCACCGCGCTCGACGCCGCCCGTGCCGCCGCCGAGACCAGCGAGGTGCCGGTCGGGGCGGTGGTGATGCGAGGCGACCGGGTGATCGCGGTTGCGGCCAATGCGCCGCGCACGCTGCACGACCCGACCGCCCATGCCGAAATTCTGGCGATTCGCGCAGCGGCACAGGCGCTAGGCCGCGACCGGCTCGAGGATTGCGACCTGTGGGTGACGCTGGAGCCTTGCGCGATGTGTGCCGGTGCCATCGCCCATGCCCGCATCGCCCGCCTTTATTACGGCGCGGCGGATCCCAAGGGCGGTGCGGTCGAACATGGCCCGCGCTTCTTTACCCAGCCGACCTGTCATCACCGGCCCGAAGTGTATCCGGGGATCGGCGAGGCAGAGGCGGGGGCGTTGCTGCGGGAGTTTTTTGTCTCGCGGCGTTAG
- a CDS encoding esterase-like activity of phytase family protein: protein MRILLSILLLLLFLPDWSGEPRLPLLPRDAAIRAERVVLDRGDPNRVRVGGLTFLGGVALSGRGAAFGGFSAMMVEGDRFTLLSDGGNIISFDMGQDWTPRAVRFAELPLGPGKGWHKRERDSESLTRDPATGQLWVGFERANQIWRYAPRFARAERHVAPPAMAKWPSNGGAESLARLRDGRFVTLAEDRKGSAKGTVRGLMFSTDPVLAPQRGFAFSYRPPRGFKPTDMVELPDGRLAILNRRFALSTMFTATLTIVPRGAIRPGAIVAGREVARFEPPVLHDNFEAMAVTREGRDTILWIASDDNQWWMQRSLLLKFRLEM from the coding sequence GGGGAACCGCGCCTGCCGCTGTTGCCTCGCGACGCGGCGATCCGGGCGGAACGGGTAGTGCTCGACCGAGGCGATCCGAACCGCGTCAGAGTGGGCGGCCTGACCTTTCTGGGCGGTGTCGCGCTGTCGGGGCGGGGGGCGGCGTTCGGTGGCTTTTCCGCAATGATGGTGGAGGGCGATCGGTTCACCCTGCTGAGCGACGGCGGCAACATCATATCATTCGACATGGGGCAGGACTGGACGCCGCGTGCAGTGCGCTTTGCCGAACTCCCGCTGGGCCCGGGCAAGGGCTGGCACAAGCGGGAACGCGACAGCGAATCGCTGACCCGCGACCCCGCGACAGGCCAGCTCTGGGTGGGGTTCGAACGCGCGAACCAGATCTGGCGCTATGCCCCGCGCTTCGCGCGGGCGGAACGGCATGTCGCGCCTCCGGCGATGGCGAAATGGCCCAGCAATGGTGGGGCAGAGTCCTTGGCACGGTTGCGCGACGGTCGCTTCGTCACGCTGGCTGAGGACAGGAAGGGGAGCGCGAAGGGAACGGTACGCGGGCTGATGTTCAGCACCGATCCGGTGCTCGCACCGCAGCGTGGATTCGCGTTCAGTTACCGCCCGCCGCGCGGGTTCAAACCGACGGACATGGTCGAATTGCCTGATGGCCGACTCGCGATTCTCAATCGCCGCTTTGCGCTATCGACCATGTTCACCGCCACGCTGACGATTGTCCCGCGCGGCGCGATCCGGCCCGGCGCGATCGTTGCCGGGCGCGAGGTCGCGCGATTCGAGCCGCCTGTGCTGCACGACAATTTCGAAGCGATGGCCGTCACCCGCGAGGGCCGGGATACGATCCTGTGGATCGCATCGGACGACAATCAGTGGTGGATGCAGCGTTCGCTGCTGCTCAAGTTCCGGCTGGAAATGTAG
- the rpmB gene encoding 50S ribosomal protein L28, with amino-acid sequence MSRICELTGKGRQVGHNVSHANNKTKRTFLPNLQNVTLMSESLERSIRLRVSTHGLRSVEHNGGLDNWLLKTGDEKLSLRARRLKREIAKKATAAA; translated from the coding sequence ATGTCGCGCATTTGCGAGCTGACCGGCAAGGGCCGGCAGGTGGGACACAATGTTTCCCACGCCAACAACAAGACCAAGCGCACCTTTCTGCCGAATCTGCAGAATGTGACGCTGATGTCCGAGTCGCTTGAGCGCTCGATCCGTCTGCGCGTGTCGACCCACGGCCTGCGCTCGGTCGAGCATAATGGCGGCCTCGACAACTGGCTGCTCAAGACCGGCGACGAGAAGCTGTCGCTGCGTGCGCGCCGCCTGAAGCGCGAGATCGCCAAGAAGGCGACTGCCGCGGCCTGA